In the genome of Streptomyces lydicus, the window GTCCCATCACGCCGAGGCCGGCGGTACTGACGTCACCGGCCCTGATCGTGCCCCGGGGCCAGTATCGCTCACGGAGAAAGGCGTAGGTGGGCAGTTCCACGGCCCGTCCGCCGTACGGGGCGAAGACGGTTGCCCAGTCGACGCGGACCCCCTGCGTGAATGCGGTCGCGAGCGCGCCGAACAGCGCCTCGGTCTCGTCTCGGTCGCCGCGCAGGACAGGGACGGCGATGGTGTCGACGCACTGCTGAGCCATGGCGGTGAGCACTCCGTCGGGACCCAGTTCGAGAAGGGTTCTCACCCCCCGGTCATGCAGATACTGGACTCCGTCGGCGAAACGCACCGCCTCACGGACCTGCCTCACCCAGTAGCCCGGGGTCCGGATTTCGTCGGGGTCGGCAGGCTCGCCGGTGACGTTGGAAACTATCGGCAGCTGCGGGGCATGGAATGTCACCTCGCATGCCACCGAAGCGAATTCGGCGAGCATCGTCTCCATGCGCGGCGAGTGGAAGGCATGCGAGACGGTCAGCCGCTTGACCCTGCGGCCCAGCTCACGCCAGGTGGATTCCAGCTCCGCAACGGCATCCGCATCCCCGGAGACCACCACAGAAGTGGGCCCGTTGACGGCGGCGATGCCGACGCAGTTCTCGTACGCAGCGAGCGCCTCGGCCACTTCGCCCTCCGCGGCCTCAACCGCGAGCATCGCACCACCGGACGGCAGCGCCTGCATCAACCGGCCACGCGCCGCCACCAACACGCACGCATCATCCAACGACAACACGCCCGCCACATGCGCAGCAGCCAGCTCACCGATCGAATGCCCAAGAAGGAAATCAGGAAGCACCCCCCACGACTCCAACAACCGGAAAAGGGCAACCTCCAGCGCGAACAGCGCCGCCTGCGCGTAAACAGTCTGGTCGATCAACTCCCCGTCACTGAAGAGAACTTCACGGATCGGCCGATCCAGCCGAGCATCCAGCCGCTCCGCCACCGCATCCAACGCTTCCGCAAACACCGGGAACACCGCATACAACCCACGGCCCATCCCAGCCCGCTGCGCCCCCTGCCCCGTGAACAAAAACGCCGTCTTCCCCGGACCCACCACCCCACCGACCACAGCGCCCGAGCCACTACCGCCCTCAGCAAGCGCGCCCAGCCGCTCCACCAACTCCTCACGGCCACCGGCCAGCACCACAGCCCGGTGCTCCAACGCCGCCCGCGTCGTCGCCAGCGACAGCGCGAGATCGGCACCCGCAGGCTCCTCCCGCTCCACCACGAAGGCACGCAACCGCTCCGCCTGTGCCCGCAACCCCGCCGCCGACCTGGCGGAGACGACGTATGGCACAACGGACGGCAGCGGCACGGACGGTGCGTCCGTCGCCGGGAGCTCCTGCGCAGGAGCCTCCTCGATGATCAGGTGCGCGTTGGTCCCGCTGACGCCGAACGAGGACACACCAGCCCGCCGGGGCGTCCCGGTGCGCGGCCAGGCCCGCTCCTCGGTGAGCAACTCCACCGCTCCGCGGGCCCAGTCGACCTCGGGTGTCGGCTCGTCGACGTGCAACGTGCGGGGCAGCACCCCGTGCTCCAGCGCCTTCACCATCTTGATCACACCGGCGACGCCCGAGGCGGACTGGGTATGGCCGATGTTGGACTTCAGCGAGCCCAGCCGCAGCGGCCGGTCCGCGTCACGGTCCTGGCCGTAGGTGGCGAGCAGCGCCTGCGCCTCGATCGGGTCACCGAGAGTGGTGCCGGTACCGTGTGCCTCGACCGCGTCCACATCGGACGTCGACAGCCGGGCGTTCTCCAGAGCCTCCAGGATGACACGCTGCTGCGACGGGCCGTTGGGGGCGGTCAGGCCGTTGGAGGCACCGTCGGAGTTGACGGCGGAGCCGCGGACGAGCGCGAGCACCCGATGGCCGTTGCGGCGGGCGTCGGAGAGACGCTCCAGGAGGAGCATGCCGGCGCCCTCCGCCCATCCGGTGCCGTCGGCGGCGGCGGCGAACGACTTGCAGCGGCCGTCGGCGGCGAGGCCACGCTGGCGGCTGAACTCGGTGAAGACGCCGGGCGTCGACATGACCGTCACGCCGCCCGCCAGCGCCAGCGAGCACTCGCCGGCGCGCAGCGCCCGCGCCGCCAGGTGCATGGCCACCAGCGACGATGAGCAGGCGGTGTCGACGGTGAGGGCAGGGCCTTCGAGCCCGAAGGAGTACGCAATGCGGCCCGAGGCCACGGCGGTCGCGCCACCGGTCAGCAGATAGCCCTCGCTGTCGTGCGCGGAGCCGTCGAGGAGTGCCAGGTAGCCTTGGTCGTTCGTACCGGCGAAGACGCCCGTGCGGCTGCCGCGCAGCGTGGTCGCGTCGATCCCGGCACGCTCGAACGCCTCCCAGGAAGTCTGCAGGAGCAGCCGCTGCTGTGGGTCCATGGCGAGGGCCTCGCGCGGCGAGATGCCGAAGAAGGCCGGGTCGAAGTCCCCGACGCCGGAGACGAATCCGCCCTCGCGCACATAGCTGGTGCCCGCGTGCTCGGGGTCATCGTCGAAGAGGCGGGACAGGTCCCAGCCGCGGTCGCCGGGAAAGGCGGATATCCCTTCGCCGCCGGCGGCGACGAGCCGCCACAGATCCTCGGGCGATTCCACACCCCCTGGATAGCGACAGCTCATGCCGATGATCGCGATCGGTTCGGCGTCCCTGGCCTCGATGTCCTGAAGCCTCTTGCGGGTCTGCCTGAGGTCGGCCGTCACCAGCTTGACGTAATCGCGCAACGTCTCTTTGTCTGCCATGTACGTCAACCTCTTGTCAACGGCTTGTCAGCGGGTTTTGCCTGCGGCTCTGGTCAGCAGTCCCGGACTACGCTGCCGCGACGGGGAACTGCATCATGCCGCGCACGATGTACGAATTCCGGCGGCGGACGGGTGCGACCTGCCGGAGATCTGGAAGTCGGTTCGCCACGCCGGTCATGGCAACTTCCGCCTCGATGCGGGCGAGTGTGGCACCGAGACAGAAATGCGTTCCCAGGGAGAAGGAGAGAACTTCCGGCTCTCCCTTGCGGGTGACGCTTCTGGTGATGTCGAAACGATCGGGGTCGTGATATGCCTCGGGGTCCCGGTTGGCTGCACCGGCGCAAATGGCCAGTTCGGTGTCGGCGGGCAGGAACACACCGTCCAGCTCAAGGTCTTCCTGGACGATCCGCCGGTACTGCTGGACCGGGGTCTCGTACCGCAGCGTCTCCTGTACGACGCCAGGCGCCAGGCTCACATCGTCCTTGAACGCCGCCCACTGCTCGGGGTGGCCGAGGAGAGTCGCCGTGGCGTTGCCGATGAGGTTCACCGTGGTCTCGACCCCGGCCAGGATCAGGAACGTGCACAGTGCGATCAGTTCGTCCAGCGACATGCTGTCGTCGTCGAGCGCGGGCAGCAGGTCGCTGATCATGTTCTCGCCCGGGTTCTCCCGGACCAGCGCGACGATCTCGTCGAACATCCTGGCCGACTCGTCAATCGCCTGCAGCACGTCGTCCGCGACCTCGGCAGACGCATCGCCGTCCATGAGGTGCGCCATGCGCCGCGTCAACCGGAACGCGCTGTGCCGGTACTGCTCGGGAATCCCCAGCAGTTCACCGACGACCCGTACCGGCAGCTGCTGGGCAAAGGCCGTCATGAAGTTGAACTTGCCGCGCCTGACCAGGATTCCGTCGATGAGCTCGTCGACGTACTCCTCGACCCTCGACCGCCATTTCTCCATGCGACGTGGATTGAACGTGGGAGCCGCGAGTTTCCGCAGCCGAGTGTGGTTCGGCGGGTCCTGACCCAGCATGGAATTGTCGAACTCGATGGCCTCCGGGGCCTTTTCACCATTGGTGAGCCGAACTCCGAACCGCCGGTCCCGCAATATCCTTCCGGCCACCGAGTGCCGACCGGTCACCCAGGTGCCGATGGCGCTTCGGTAGAGCGGCCCCTTTTCCCTCAGCTGCACATAGAGGGGGCCTGGATCCTCCGGCACGCCCAACAGAAGCGCATATGGGTCGCCCTGCCGCGCCGCGGAGCCGAGAAAGGCGTTCCACACCTCACGGCGCGCATGCTCCCGCCGATCCACACCCCCTGCCATCACCACTCCCCTGCCCGAAGTCGAGGCCATAGTCGATAAACCCGCCGTACCCTAACCAGCGGGAAGCCCCTAACCACAACCCTTAGCCATCCCCTAACCGCACATGCAGAGGTGGCGGCATTTGACGGACCTGACCGGCGGGAGCGGCTCTTCGGACCGGTACGGCCTGCCCCGGGGAGCGTCCGGCAAACACGCCCGGACCCTGTTAGGGGTCTAGGGGTCAAGGCGGTGCGCCAGCCCGCCGTTTCCCCACGGTATGGATCCCCGCCGCTGTCGGTTCTACCGTGAGTGTCCGGCCCGGCACTTGGTCCGGCCGACTCATTGCACGGTGCTCGCTGCGAGGTCCGACACGGGAGGTCAACCATGCGCAGTCAACCGGCGCCCGGCGTGAGCGTCAACATCGGTGCGGACGGCTGCCTGGAGTTGCGGTCGGATTCGGCGGTACGCCCCGGCGTCTACCGCTGGGCTCCCGTGTGCACTGCGATGTGGATCGCCCTGCGCCAGCACGACGGCGACATCGACGCAGCAGCCCGCACACTCGCCTCCCAGTGGGACACCGCACCCACGGACACCCGTGCCGACCTGGGCATCTGGGTGGACGAACTCCGCGATGCGGGGCTGGCGTACTGACGGGGGAGGCACGCCGGAGCCGCCCCTTCCGCCCCCGAGCACCCCCTAATTCCCGTACCGGACCCACCTCCGCGCCCACCTCCCTCCACCCGCGCTCCCTTTCCGCTCTAGCGGGACTGCAGGTTCCGCTGCCGGTTCGGCTAGGGGTGCTACTGGCGGTTCGGCTAGGGGTCCCGCTGTGGCGCCGCCAGCAACCCTTGACGTGTGGTGAGCAGTGGTCACGCCGGCCGCACGCACGCCACAGCGGCAGCCGAACAAAAGGGGGCATGGTGGAGCGCGAGTACAGCGACGCACTGGAAGATCTCGTCGGACAACTCGACGCGTGCACCGAGGGCGGGGGCGGCCGACTCGCCCTGGTGACCGGCGGGCTGGCGAGCGGCAAGACTCACCTTGTGCACGCCTTCGCGCAGCACGCGACGCAGAACGGCGCACTGCACCTCATGGCGACCGGCTCCCGCGCGGAACGCGACTTCTCCGGCGGGGTCGTCGACCAGCTCTTCCGCAACAGTCACGTCCCCGCCGAGGCCGCCGCCCGCGTCACCCGCCTCCTCTCCGGACTCGCCGAAGCCGGCACCGGATCCGGCGCCGCCCCTCTGCAGGCCGAGGCACGCGTCCTGCACACACTCTGCATAGAACTCCTCGAACTGGCCCAGCAGTGCCCCCTGGTCATCAGCGTGGACGATATCCAGTTCGCCGACGCCTTCTCCCTGTGGCTGATCCTGCATCTGCGTCAGCGCATGGCCGCCGCGCCCGTGATGATCGTGCTGACCGAATGGAACTGGGGACTGCCCGCCCTGTCGCGGTTCCATGCCGACCTCGCCCGGCAGCCGTACCAGCTCGTCGAGCTCACCGCACTGCCCGTCGCCGCCGTCGCGGCAGGGCTCGCCGAGCGGACCACGCCGCAGCAGGCCAAGGACCATGCGGCGCACGTCCACTGGCTCGCGGGCGGCAACCCCCTCCTCGTACACGCCCTCACGACGGATCTGCGCAACGGCCGCCCCCTCCCCTCAGCCTCCTGCGCCGAGGCCGGTCCCGCCTTCACCCAGGCCGTGCTGAACTGTCTCTACCGCTGGGACGGCGACCTGCTCGGCGTCGCCCAGGGCATCGCCGTACTCGACGACCACGCCTCGGCACCGCTCGTCGCGGAGCTGATGTCGCTGCCCGCCGACCGGGTCGGCCGGGCGCTCAACGCCCTGACCGCAGCCGGGCTCGTGGACGGCTCGCGGTTGCGCCACCCCGCGGCCCGCGCCGCAGCCCTGAGCCCCCTCCCGGCCACCGAGCGGGCCCGGCTCCACCGCGCCGCGGCAGAGTTGCTCCAGCACCGGGGCGCCGCCCCCGTCACCGTCGCCGAACACCTCATCGCCGCAGGCTCCGCGGGCTCCTGGGCGACCAGTGTGCTGCGCGCAGCCGCTGCCCGCGCCACGGCCTACGACAACGTGGAACTCGCCACCCGCTGCCTCGAACTAGCCATGGACAGCTGCTCCGACCCGGCCGGCCGCGCCACCCTGCGGCACACCCTGGCCCGCACGCTCTGGCACATCGACCCGGCCGCCGCCGCCCGCCACCACGCCGCCGCCCGCACCTCACTGACCCACGACGGCCTCGCCGTGGGGGACGCCCTGCCGCTCCTCAAGCAGGCCCTCTGGCAGGGTGACCTCGACACGGCGCGGGGCGCATACCGCACGTACACCCAGCGGGCCTCCGAGGACGAACGCGACAGTTACGCGGAGGCCGAACTACGGCTCGCACAGCGCTGGTTCTACGGCGACACCTTCACCCGTCGGCCCAGCGTGCAGGACCACCGCGAGAAGTGGTGCGCCCGCGGCCCACACACCGAGGACCCGTGGACCCGAGCCGTCGACGCGGTGGGCGACGGGGCTTCGGGAAGCACCGCCAAGAACGCCGCGGCCAACGCCGAGCACATCCTCAAGAGCTGCCGGCTGGGCGAGACCCTCCTGGAGGTCGTCCTCGCCGCCCTGCTCACGCTGATCCGCAGCAACCGCCTGGAGCGGGCCGCCGAGTGGAGCGACAAGCTGTACGCGGAGGCCGTGCGCCGCGGCGGGCTCACCTGGCAGGCCGCGCTCGGCGCCGTACGCGCCGACATCGCCCTGCGGCACGGCGAACCGCGTGCTGCCGTCGCCCACGCCCTGAGCGCTCTGGACCTGCTGGCACCGCAGAGTTGGGGGGCGCTGCGCGGCTACCCACTCGGCACCCTCGTCGCCGCGCACACCGCCCTCGACGCCCCGGACGCGGCCGAGGAAGCGGCGCGGCAGATGCCGTGCGACTCCTTGCCCCCCACGGTGTGGAGCCTGACCTTCCTGTATGCGCGCGGCCGCCACCACCTGTCCGCCGGACGGATCCTGGCAGCGGCCAAGGACTTCCGGAACTGCGGCGGCCTCGCCCAGGAATGGGACCTCGACTCCCCCGAGCTCGTCCCGTGGCGCAATGGCCTTGCGGAGGCGAACCTGCGGCTCGGTCGCACCGTCATCGCCCGCGGCCTGGCCAAGCAGCAGCTCGATCACGGCCGGGGCACGAGCCTGCGCACCCAGGGTGTCTCCCTGCGGCTGCTGGCCGCCACGGCCGAACCACCACAGCAGCCCGGGTTGCTGCGCAAGTCCGTCAACCTGCTCGAAGCCTCGGGCGATCGCATGGAGCTGGCGCACTCCCTGGCTGATCTGAGTGTGGTCCTGAGGAGCATCGGTGAACTGGACGAGGCCCGTGCGGCGTCCTGGCGCGCCACCCAGGAGGCCAAACTCTGCCGGTCCGCCACCGTCCGCCCTGAGGCGCCCGCTCTCCCCGAGCAGAATTCACTCGCGCACGCGCAAGCCGGAGCCCCGGCCTCGGACGCAGCCGGTCCGGGATCGTCCGAGAGCATGGAGATCTCCGTCCTCAGCGACGCGGAAGGGCGGGTCGCGCTGCTGGCGGCGCGCGGCTTCAGCAATCGCGACATCAGCCAGCAGCTGTTCATCACGGTGAGCACCGTCGAACAGCACCTGACTCGCGTCTATCGGAAGCTCGGTGTCAGCGGACGGCGCGGCCTGCTCACCCTGCTGCCGGTCCCGTAGTTCCAGTCCGCCTGAGCGGCGCGAAACCGTACGGGTTCCCCCTAGTACTGCAACGGTGTTTGCCGTGACAGTTGGGCAGGCCGGTCGTTGGTCTGAGCATGGGTGGGGACCTTGCTGATGTCAGGGTGTGGGCCGGTGAACTGGACGCTGTGCATGAGCGGTTTGTGCATCGGTTTTCCAGGACGGAGCCACGGGAGTCGGCGCTTGCCTATATGCGGGGGCTGATTGCTCCGCTGGAGCGGAAGAACGGCTGGACGCTGGCTGAACAGGCCGGTCATGCAGCTCCGGACCGTATCCATCGGCTGCTGAACCGGATCGAGTGGGAAGCCGATGAGGTCCTCGACGATGTCCGCGACTACGTCGTCGAGAACCTCGGCGACCGCGAAGCCGTGCTCATCGTGGACGACACCGGCTTCCTCAAGAAAGGGACCCGTTCGGCAGGTGTCCAGCGTCAGTACTCCGGGACTGCCGGACGCACAGAGAACTGCCAGGTCGGAGTGTTCCTCGCCTATGCAGCCGGCGGCGGCCGGACACTGATCGACCGCAGGCTGTATCTGCCCGCATCCTGGACAGACGACCGCGAGAGATGCCGCCGGGCCGGTATCGACGACGAGGTCGGCTTCGAGACCAAGGTCGTCATGGCCAAGAAGATGGTCCGCCGTGCGATCGCGGACAAGATCCCGTTCCGGTGGGTGACCGCCGATGCCGCCTACGGCTTCAGCAAGGGCTGGCGCTCCGAACTGGAGCAGGCCGATGTCTTCCACGTCATGGCCACCACCCGCCACGACACCGTGGTCACCCGCTGGGCCCTGGACCATCCGGTTCAGGACCTGTTCACCGGTCTGCCACGGCAGAAGTGGAAACGCCGCTCCTGCGGACGCGGCGCCCACGGACCGCGGGTGTTCGACTGGGCGCGTGTCGAGGTCCGTCCCTGGCACCGCGAGGGCCGCCGCCACTGGGTCCTCGCACGTCGCAGTGTCCGCCGGCCCGAAGAGCTCTCCTACTACATCGCCTACTGCCCCTCCGGTGCCACCTTGGACGAGTTGATCCATATCGCCGGCAGCCGGTGGGCCGTCGAAGAATGCTTCCAGACGGCGAAGCAGGAGTGCGGCCTGGACGACTACCAAGTCCGCCGCTACCCAGGCTGGCACCGCCACATCACCCTGGCCATCGCTGCCCACGCCTGCCTGACCGTCCTGCGAGCCCGGGACCTCGATGCCGGGAAAGCAGAAACGGATCCTCCCAGCTCATCCACCTCAGCCTCGCCGAGATCAGACGCCTGATCACCCGCCTCACCGACCGCCAACCCACCCCCGTCGACCACATCCTGCACTGGTCACACTGGCGCCGAAAACGACAACACCAAGCCCGCATCAGTCACTACACACGACGCGGACACAGCCCATAGAACTGCCCAACCATCAGCACAAACACCGTTGCAGTACTAGTAGTGCTTCGTTAGGTTGTTTTGATCGGGTGGTGTGTGGTGGTGCATGCTGCTGGTCGTGGATCTTGGGGAGATTGAGGAACTGCGGGAGAGTCTTGGCGGGTTCGTTGCCGAGGTGTTCGCGTCGTTGAAGCGCAGGGATCAGCGTGGGTGGGGGGATTGTTACCTGCGTGGGCTGATGCTGGATGGTCGGCGCAAGTCGGTCCAGCCGATGGCTGAGCGGCTGCCGGACGGCAATATGCAGGCGTTGCAGCAGTTCGTCAGCCAGTCGACGTGGGACCACGTTCCGGTGCTACGGGCTGTTGCGGCGAAGGTGACCTCGGCGATCGCTCCGGAGGCATGGGTGATCGATGACACCTCCTTCCCCAAGGCGGGAGACCAGTCGGTGGGGGCAGCCCGGCAGTGGTGCGGGGCGCTGGGCAAGAAGTCGCTGTGTCAGGTGGGAGTGAGCCTGCACGCGGTCACCGACGCCGCTTCCGTGCCGCTGAACTGGCGGTTGTTCCTGCCTGCCGAGTGGGCCGGTCCGGCCGACGGGCGCCGTGCGAAGGCTGGGGTGCCCGACGGCGTGGGGCACCGGGAGAAGTGGCGTCTGGCTCTGGACGTGATGGATGAGGCACTCGGATGGGGGCTGACCGGCCGGGTCGTGGTGGCCGATGCCGGATACGGCCAGATGCACGCCTTCCGTGCCGCTGTTGCCGACCGCGGCCTCGACTACGTCGTGGCCGTCCGCAGTGACACCAGCGCCCACCCCGGCCTTCTCGTTCCCACTGCGCCGGAACGAGAAGGCCGGATGGGTGCCCCGCGGCTGCCCCGCTATCGTGAGCCGGCCCGCTCCCTGAAGGACCTGGTCACGACTGCCGGGCGGCGTCGGCTGCGGCGTTGCACCTGGCGCCAGGGCAGCAAAGGAGCGATGACCAGCCGGTTCATCGTGATGGAGGTCCGCCCTGCCGGTGTCGCGCCGACGAAGGCAGCGCGGGAGGAAGCTGGTGGACGTGTCGGGTGGGACGGCGTTCTGCCTGCCGAGACCTTGATCGCCGAATGGCCGCCGCACCAGGACGAGCCCACCGACTACTGGCTGACCAGCCTGCCCGCCGACACCACGCTGCGGCACCTGGTCCGCATCGCGAAGATCCGCTGGCGGATCGAACACGACTACCGCGAGATGAAGCACGGCCTGGGCCTGGATCACTTCGAAGGCCGCACCTGGCGCGGCTGGCACCACCACGTCACCCTCGTCACTGCCGCCCACGCCTTCCTCACCCTCCGGCGCCTGGACCCAAAAGCCCAAGCGCCGGCCTGACCTTCTACCAGGTCCTCCAGACCCTCCAGGACCTGCTGCTGTGCTGGACCGGCGCATGCCCCACCTGCCACCAAGACCTACCGACCCGGCCCAGACAGACGACCACCCACCCGGCCACAACCTAACGAAGCACTACTAGAGGGCCCCGTACGGAGGGGCCCACGCAAAAGAACCGGCCCCGGATCCGCGTGCTGTGCACAAAGGAACGGGGCCGGTTCACCACCCGGCGCACGGTGGCGTCCTGGCGGATCACGCCTCCTGGCTGGTCACACCGCGAACAAGTCGAAGGTCGAGGTCCGTTGGGGGCCCGACGCCACGTTCAGCAGCGGGTCCACCGCGAGCATCGCCTGGTGCAGCCGCTGGAGCTGGGGCGACGGCTCCACTCCCAGGTCCTCGATGAGCCGTGTTCGCAGCCGCTGATAGACGCTGAGCGCCGAGCCCTGCCTGCCGGAGCGGTAGAGCGCCACCATAGCCTGCGAGTGCAGCCCTTCATGGTGCGGATGACGTGCCGTCAATTCAGTGAGATCCACGCTGAGTTCGGCATGCCGACCGAGCCGCAGATCGGCGTCGATCCGCCGCTCCACGGCCACCAGCCGGCTCTCCTCCAGGCGCATGACCTCGATCTCGAGGATCGGCCCGACCTTCAGGTCCACCAGCGCGGGCCCCCTCCACAGGTCCAGCGCCTTGCGGAACCGCTGGGAGGACAGTTCGTTGTCGCCCGCTTCGAACGCGGCCCGTCCCTCCGCGACCAGCAGTTCGTACTCGTGCATGTCGACGCATGCCTCGGGGATCTTGAGCAGGTAGCCGCCGTGCCGGGTGGCGAGCACTTCCTTGGCGTCGCCCGGTTCGTCGGTCCCCAGGGCCTTTCCGATCCGCCGGCGCAGCTGGAGGATGTATGACTGGAGCGTGGTGATCGCGCTTCTCGGCGGATGCATCCCCCAGATCTCCTCCATCAGCGTCTGCATGGGAACCACGCGTCCCGGGTAGAGGGCGAGGAGTGACAGGATCTGCCTCGGCTTGGTCGCCGTCGGAATGACCGATTGCCCGTGGACGTCGGCAGCCAACGGCCCCAGAATTTGAATCTTCACATGCCCCTCCGTGCCTTCTCGGTGGTTCACCGACGGCGAATGGATCCACCGCTATTCGCAAACTAGTCCGACTCCGGTGGGGCTACGGGCCGCCTCAAGCGATCCTCTAGCGCTCTTCCATCTCAGCAGCCTCACAGGTCGCACCAAGTCCGCGGGTTCACCCGTCGGTCCTCCTCTCAGGGCGGCGCGCGGGCCTGCGCTGAATCGACGCGACGACCTCGGTGTCCTGATCGAGGGAGCCGGGCCCGCACAGGTCGGCCTCGACGGGGACCTGTCCCGGCTCACCGGGCAGAGCCAGGGCCACTCAATGCCCGGCACGGAGGCTGCCGTTGGCCGTCGCGCGTAGAGTGACCGCGGCCGGTCACGCGGTCACACGAACCCATGGTCACCGGTCCACTGCCTGTGCCGGCGCCGGATCTCCAGAGAGGCCCCCGTGATATCCGAGCTGCTGCCCCCACCGATCGAGACCGCCGAAGCCTTCGGTGACTTCGAGCCCCTGCCCCAGCTGTTTCCGCAGGAGGCCGCCCTGGTAGAGCGGGCGGTTGCCAAGCGTCGCGGGGAGTTCGCCACCGTCCGGGCCTGCGCGCGCGAGGCCCTCGCCCGACTCGGCCACGAACCGGTGCCGATCCTGCCCGGGGAGCGCGGCGCCCCGCGATGGCCGGACGGGCTGGTGGGCAGCATGACGCACTGCCAGGGGTACCGGGCAGCCGCGCTGGCACGCGCCACCGACATGGCCACCGTCGGCGTGGACGCCGAGCCGAACGGTCCGCTGCCCGGCAACGGGGTTACGGAGACCGTCCTCCGCCCCACGGAACGGGCCCACGTGGCGCAACTGGCAGCGGACCGGAGCGACGTCCATTGGGGTCGGCTCATCTTCAGCGCCAAGGAGAGTGTCTACAAGGCGTGGTTCCCGCTGACCCACCGATGGCTGCAATTCGAAGAAGCCGAGATCCGGATCGATCCCGCGGCCGGCACCTTCCGCGCCCAACTGCTGGTGCCTGGGCCCGAGGTGGCAGGCACCCGGCTGCCGGGATTCGACGGACGATGGATGGTGCGTGCTGGCCTCATCGTCACGGCCATCGCCGTCCCCCGGCTCCTCCCCGCCACACCTCCCGCGGCTCCTCGAGCCGCCTCGGAATCAGCGGCACCGGGGCGGGTCGGCATCAGTGGGAAGGGCCAGCCGATTCGGCACTGAACGGCACCGCTACCTGACGTCGGTCGTCGGCTTCAGGCGGGCGACCTGCCAGGCACTTTCTGAGGCTCGACGCCACTCACCAGCCAGGCGTCACCACGAGAATGACGCCCCGCTCCTACGCGTCGATCCCGACTTCCTTCCCATCGGGCGTCGCATGGAGTGCGAACTGGCCGACGTCCAGCTCCCGTAGCCTGTCCAGCTTTAGCCATCCACGGAGACTGTTCCAGCCCTGGGCCCTACGAGCACGCTCTTCGGCCGTCCAGTGCCCCCTGCACGTCATCAAGGAGACCATCCACCCGATCCAGCCGATCCTCCAGCCGAGTTGCCGGGCTGCCTTGCGTATCACAACCGGCCAATCCCCCATCGTTTGCCTCGGACGGCCTCTGGCCATGTGTCTAAAATTCTGGCCGAGCGATCAAAATA includes:
- a CDS encoding cytochrome P450, with amino-acid sequence MDRREHARREVWNAFLGSAARQGDPYALLLGVPEDPGPLYVQLREKGPLYRSAIGTWVTGRHSVAGRILRDRRFGVRLTNGEKAPEAIEFDNSMLGQDPPNHTRLRKLAAPTFNPRRMEKWRSRVEEYVDELIDGILVRRGKFNFMTAFAQQLPVRVVGELLGIPEQYRHSAFRLTRRMAHLMDGDASAEVADDVLQAIDESARMFDEIVALVRENPGENMISDLLPALDDDSMSLDELIALCTFLILAGVETTVNLIGNATATLLGHPEQWAAFKDDVSLAPGVVQETLRYETPVQQYRRIVQEDLELDGVFLPADTELAICAGAANRDPEAYHDPDRFDITRSVTRKGEPEVLSFSLGTHFCLGATLARIEAEVAMTGVANRLPDLRQVAPVRRRNSYIVRGMMQFPVAAA
- a CDS encoding PqqD family protein, with protein sequence MRSQPAPGVSVNIGADGCLELRSDSAVRPGVYRWAPVCTAMWIALRQHDGDIDAAARTLASQWDTAPTDTRADLGIWVDELRDAGLAY
- a CDS encoding helix-turn-helix transcriptional regulator; its protein translation is MVEREYSDALEDLVGQLDACTEGGGGRLALVTGGLASGKTHLVHAFAQHATQNGALHLMATGSRAERDFSGGVVDQLFRNSHVPAEAAARVTRLLSGLAEAGTGSGAAPLQAEARVLHTLCIELLELAQQCPLVISVDDIQFADAFSLWLILHLRQRMAAAPVMIVLTEWNWGLPALSRFHADLARQPYQLVELTALPVAAVAAGLAERTTPQQAKDHAAHVHWLAGGNPLLVHALTTDLRNGRPLPSASCAEAGPAFTQAVLNCLYRWDGDLLGVAQGIAVLDDHASAPLVAELMSLPADRVGRALNALTAAGLVDGSRLRHPAARAAALSPLPATERARLHRAAAELLQHRGAAPVTVAEHLIAAGSAGSWATSVLRAAAARATAYDNVELATRCLELAMDSCSDPAGRATLRHTLARTLWHIDPAAAARHHAAARTSLTHDGLAVGDALPLLKQALWQGDLDTARGAYRTYTQRASEDERDSYAEAELRLAQRWFYGDTFTRRPSVQDHREKWCARGPHTEDPWTRAVDAVGDGASGSTAKNAAANAEHILKSCRLGETLLEVVLAALLTLIRSNRLERAAEWSDKLYAEAVRRGGLTWQAALGAVRADIALRHGEPRAAVAHALSALDLLAPQSWGALRGYPLGTLVAAHTALDAPDAAEEAARQMPCDSLPPTVWSLTFLYARGRHHLSAGRILAAAKDFRNCGGLAQEWDLDSPELVPWRNGLAEANLRLGRTVIARGLAKQQLDHGRGTSLRTQGVSLRLLAATAEPPQQPGLLRKSVNLLEASGDRMELAHSLADLSVVLRSIGELDEARAASWRATQEAKLCRSATVRPEAPALPEQNSLAHAQAGAPASDAAGPGSSESMEISVLSDAEGRVALLAARGFSNRDISQQLFITVSTVEQHLTRVYRKLGVSGRRGLLTLLPVP
- a CDS encoding IS701 family transposase, which gives rise to MGGDLADVRVWAGELDAVHERFVHRFSRTEPRESALAYMRGLIAPLERKNGWTLAEQAGHAAPDRIHRLLNRIEWEADEVLDDVRDYVVENLGDREAVLIVDDTGFLKKGTRSAGVQRQYSGTAGRTENCQVGVFLAYAAGGGRTLIDRRLYLPASWTDDRERCRRAGIDDEVGFETKVVMAKKMVRRAIADKIPFRWVTADAAYGFSKGWRSELEQADVFHVMATTRHDTVVTRWALDHPVQDLFTGLPRQKWKRRSCGRGAHGPRVFDWARVEVRPWHREGRRHWVLARRSVRRPEELSYYIAYCPSGATLDELIHIAGSRWAVEECFQTAKQECGLDDYQVRRYPGWHRHITLAIAAHACLTVLRARDLDAGKAETDPPSSSTSASPRSDA
- a CDS encoding IS701 family transposase, whose product is MDLGEIEELRESLGGFVAEVFASLKRRDQRGWGDCYLRGLMLDGRRKSVQPMAERLPDGNMQALQQFVSQSTWDHVPVLRAVAAKVTSAIAPEAWVIDDTSFPKAGDQSVGAARQWCGALGKKSLCQVGVSLHAVTDAASVPLNWRLFLPAEWAGPADGRRAKAGVPDGVGHREKWRLALDVMDEALGWGLTGRVVVADAGYGQMHAFRAAVADRGLDYVVAVRSDTSAHPGLLVPTAPEREGRMGAPRLPRYREPARSLKDLVTTAGRRRLRRCTWRQGSKGAMTSRFIVMEVRPAGVAPTKAAREEAGGRVGWDGVLPAETLIAEWPPHQDEPTDYWLTSLPADTTLRHLVRIAKIRWRIEHDYREMKHGLGLDHFEGRTWRGWHHHVTLVTAAHAFLTLRRLDPKAQAPA
- a CDS encoding AfsR/SARP family transcriptional regulator, coding for MKIQILGPLAADVHGQSVIPTATKPRQILSLLALYPGRVVPMQTLMEEIWGMHPPRSAITTLQSYILQLRRRIGKALGTDEPGDAKEVLATRHGGYLLKIPEACVDMHEYELLVAEGRAAFEAGDNELSSQRFRKALDLWRGPALVDLKVGPILEIEVMRLEESRLVAVERRIDADLRLGRHAELSVDLTELTARHPHHEGLHSQAMVALYRSGRQGSALSVYQRLRTRLIEDLGVEPSPQLQRLHQAMLAVDPLLNVASGPQRTSTFDLFAV